In Oscillatoria acuminata PCC 6304, a single window of DNA contains:
- a CDS encoding glycosyltransferase family 2 protein, whose amino-acid sequence MFSIYILTHNEQIDIAACIESAMLSDEIIVVDSMSSDRTVEIARQYPVQVVQHPFESHGKQRTWMLQEIPTQHEWVYILEADERMTPELFQECLDAIANPDEIIGYYVAERVMFMNQWIRYSTQYPRYQLRLFRKDKVWFTDYGHTEREVCDGPTGFLRETYPHYTSSKGLSRWLDKHNRYSSDEAQETLRQLQKGEVSWNNLFFGRSEVEKRRALKDLSLRLPFRPLLRFIYMYFMLGGILDGRAGFAWCTLQAFYEYLILLKVWELQNMPTPQLDPQPTPNATPSNPS is encoded by the coding sequence ATGTTTTCGATTTATATCCTGACCCATAACGAACAAATTGATATTGCTGCTTGCATCGAGTCCGCCATGCTGAGTGATGAGATTATCGTGGTGGACTCGATGTCAAGCGATCGCACTGTGGAGATTGCTCGTCAGTATCCCGTACAGGTGGTCCAGCATCCCTTTGAAAGTCACGGCAAACAACGGACTTGGATGCTGCAAGAGATTCCCACCCAACATGAATGGGTTTATATCCTGGAAGCTGATGAGCGCATGACTCCAGAACTTTTTCAGGAATGTCTCGATGCGATCGCCAACCCCGACGAAATTATCGGCTACTATGTCGCCGAGCGCGTCATGTTTATGAACCAGTGGATTCGGTACAGCACCCAGTACCCCCGCTATCAACTGCGTTTATTCCGCAAGGACAAGGTATGGTTCACGGATTACGGACATACGGAACGGGAAGTCTGTGATGGTCCCACCGGATTTCTCAGAGAAACCTATCCCCACTACACCAGTAGCAAAGGATTGAGTCGCTGGTTGGACAAACACAACCGCTACTCTAGTGATGAAGCTCAAGAAACCCTGCGCCAACTACAAAAAGGGGAAGTCTCCTGGAATAATCTCTTTTTTGGGCGATCGGAAGTGGAAAAACGCAGAGCACTCAAAGATCTCTCCCTACGCCTCCCCTTTCGTCCCCTATTGCGCTTTATTTATATGTACTTTATGCTCGGGGGCATCCTCGATGGACGTGCCGGGTTTGCTTGGTGTACCTTACAGGCATTTTATGAATATCTGATCTTGCTCAAAGTGTGGGAACTCCAAAATATGCCCACGCCTCAGTTAGACCCACAACCCACCCCCAATGCCACCCCATCTAATCCCTCTTAG